Proteins from a genomic interval of Salvelinus namaycush isolate Seneca unplaced genomic scaffold, SaNama_1.0 Scaffold721, whole genome shotgun sequence:
- the LOC120042584 gene encoding uncharacterized protein LOC120042584 — protein sequence MAVKLSRLVRRTGRGATPLTVPELSLVLKSSQPPERVLSRALSSVASLLRLWRVQCLDLTDLWIQGHSLITLLCHQGPLSLRLNSDTLQQLTVVVYEAQDKDLTQWFLEKVGGDLTSCRLDWEVLLSLLQHSTHNITVDLRKNRLLEKNISDLLPFLGRVTLKRSSSSFVKSSIRHIYDSRDSDCVSSLLRSSDHWINLNSRELDRVDCTALCFTLQHSHQVKVNLLWTSIPPGEIESILPLLERVSQLSVDRKLLLSFLQCCAASQVQEGAPPPPPPPTAVWLLRSLHYRLDFSCSSSVDLSAQDPGEALCLTTDHCRAINSVLKQNQHSTQLVQNQVQLILRDCEVEDRALRELLPILHIVKLSSSKALLLQLLDLVCEGIEEGLLRHTESLCRALNGELDLSETRLDQKACGSLALVLEHSEGLSELDLSHCQLTDHHLQPLITHLHKVQVLDLSHNDITDALTDSILQLVSTNTSIHTVRLFNNRIQDRRPFLTDKRFNIW from the exons ATGGCAGTGAAACTGTCCAGACTGGttaggaggacagggagaggtgcTACTCCACTGACTGTCCCAGAACTCTCCCTGGTCCTAAAGAGCAGCCAGCCACCAGAGAGAGTGTTATCCAGGGCTCTGAGTAGTGTGGCTTCCCTGCTGAGACTCTGGAGGGTTCAGTGTCTGGACCTGACTGACCTCTGGATCCAGGGTCACTCTCTCATCACACTGCTGTGTCACCAgggacctctctctctcag ACTGAACTCAGACACTCTgcagcagctgactgtagttgtgtaTGAAGCTCAGGACAAGGACTTGACTCAGTGGTTCCTGGAGAAGGTTGGTGGAGACCTGACCTCCTGCAGGCTGGACTGGGAagtgcttctctctctgctgcagcattcaacccacaacATCACTGTGGACCTCAGGAAGAACAGGCTTCTAGAGAAGAACATCTCAGATCTTCTCCCCTTTCTGGGAAGGGTTACTCTCAAGAG GTCCAGTTCCAGCTTTGTAAAGTCCTCCATCAGACACATCTATGACAGTAGAGACAGTGACTGTGTGTCCAGTTTGTTGAGATCTTCAGACCATTGGATCAACCTGAACAGCAGAGAGCTGGACAGAGTGGACTGTACTGCTCTGTGTTTTACCCTGCAGCACAGCCACCAAGTCAAAGTCAACCTGCTGTGGACCTCCATACCACCGGGGGAGATAGAGAGCATCCTGCCTCTTCTGGAGAGAGTCTCCCAGCTCAG tgttgaCAGGAAGTTACTACTGAGTTTCCTCCAGTGCTGTGCTGCCTCTCAGGTCCAGGAGGgggcaccaccaccaccaccaccaccaacagcaGTATGGCTGCTCAGGTCTCTGCACTACAGGCTGGacttctcctgctcctcctctgtgGACCTGTCAGCTCAGGACCCAGGAGAGGCTCTGTGTCTGACCACTGACCACTGCAGGGCCATCAACTCTGTTCTGAAGCAGAACCAACACAGCACCCAGCTGGTCCAGAACCAGGTCCAGCTCATCCTAAGAGACTGTGAGGTGGAGGACAGAGCACTGAGGGAGCTGCTTCCCATCCTGCATATCGTCAAGCTGAG TTCCAGCAAAGCTCTGCTACTTCAGCTGCTGGACCTTGTGTGTGAGGGTATTGAAGAGGGGCTGCTGAGGCACACAGAGTCCCTGTGCAGAGCCCTGAATGGGGAGCTGGACCTCAGTGAGACCAGGCTGGATCAGAAGGCCTGTGGATCTCTGGCCCTGGTTCTGGAACACTCAGAGGGTCTGTCAGAACTGGACCTCAGCCACTGTCAACTCACAGACCACCACCTACAGCCCCTGATCACACACCTGCATAAAGTACAAGTCCTGGA cCTGAGCCACAATGACATCACTGATGCTCTGACTGACAGTATACTCCAACTGGTTTCTACCAACACTTCAATACACACCGTACG ACTCTTCAACAACAGAATCCAG GACAGAAGACCCTTCCTGACAGACAAGAGGTTTAACATCTGGTGA
- the LOC120042585 gene encoding uncharacterized protein LOC120042585 has translation MMMRLSFYPLRSDTSKQIKFLVDLLSQAAEWEEQTGEKTLKLVSSVWTYSTFPFLGGDNSQSDFLLDLYSHVKDYETQTGRSFLPALQTVYQSASPAVWSIDLSERKASLLLEVLKLQPEKKPVKLKDWSDEESEVRSFLQCLSYISQLSCGDDRFFQTVCESIPVRSREEDQQLASLLQALGSTLSLGGELPRKTCRSVGRVLGLCASRVDLTLTPSKISLKGAALLLRHESKLHKLRLNLGMAVKLSRLVRRTGRGATPLTVPELSLVLKSSQPPERVLIRALSSVASLLRLWRVQCLDLTDFRIQGHSLITLLCHQGPLSLRLNSDTLQQLTVVVYEAQDKDLTQWFLEKVGGDLTSCRLDWEVLLSLLQHSTHNITVDLRKNRLLEKNISDLLPFLGRVTLKRSSSSFVKSSIRHIYDSRDSDCVSSLLRSSDHWINLNSRELDRVDCSALCFTLQHSHQVKVNLLWTSIPPGEIESILPLLDRVSQLSVDRRLLLSFLQCCAASQIQQGAPPPPPPTAVWLLRSLHYRLDFSCSSSVDLSAQDQEKALCLTTDHCRAINSVLKQNQHSTQLVQNQVQLILRDCEVEDRALRELLPILHIVKLSPSKALLLQLLDLVCEGIEEGLLRHTESLWRALDGELDLSETRLDQKACGSLALVLEHSEGLSELDLSHCQLTDHHLQPLITHLHKVQVLDLSHNDITDALTDSILQLVSTNTSIHTVRLFNNRIQDRRPFLTDKRFNIW, from the exons ATGATGATGAGA CTGAG TTTCTATCCATTGAGGTCTGATACCTCAAAGCAGATCAAGTTCTTGGTGGATCTCCTGTCTCAAGCAGCAGAgtgggaggagcagacaggagagaagacacTGAAGCTGGTATCATCAGTGTGGACTTACAGCACCTTTCCTTTTCTCGGTGGAGACAATTCTCAGAGTGATTTCCTGCTGGATCTGTACTCACATGTGAAGgactatgagactcaaacaggcagGAGTTTCCTTCCAGCATTACAGACTGTTTACCAGTCAGCCAGTCCTGCAGTCTGGTCCATAGACCTCTCAGAGAGAaaggcctccctcctcctagaaGTGCTGAAACTCCAACCAGAAAAGAAGCCAGTAAAGCTGAAGGActggtcagatgaagagagtgaagtgaggagTTTCCTTCAGTGTCTGTCCTACATCTCACAGCTGAG CTGTGGTGATGACAGGTTCTTCCAGACTGTGTGTGAATCCATCCCTGTGAGGTCCAGAGAGGAGGACCAGCAGTTggcctctcttctccaggccttGGGCTCCACCCTGTCACTGGGAGGAGAGTTACCCAGGAAAACCTGCAGGTCTGTGGGGAGAGTCCTGGGTCTCTGTGCCTCCAGAGTGGACCTCACTCTCACCCCCAGCAAGATCTCTCTCAAAGGAGCCGCACTTCTTTTGAGACATGAGTCAAAGCTCCACAAGCTCAG GCTGAATCTGGGTATGGCAGTGAAACTGTCCAGACTGGttaggaggacagggagaggtgcTACTCCACTGACTGTCCCAGAACTCTCCCTGGTTCTAAAGAGCAGCCAGCCACCAGAGAGAGTGTTAATCAGGGCTCTGAGTAGTGTGGCGTCCCTGCTGAGACTCTGGAGGGTTCAGTGTCTGGACCTGACTGACTTCCGGATCCAGGGTCACTCTCTCATCACACTGCTGTGTCACCAgggacctctctctctcag ACTGAACTCAGACACTCTGCaacagctgactgtagttgtgtaTGAAGCTCAGGACAAGGACTTGACTCAGTGGTTCCTGGAGAAGGTTGGTGGAGACCTGACCTCCTGCAGGCTGGACTGGGAagtgcttctctctctgctgcagcattcaacccacaacATCACTGTGGACCTCAGGAAGAACAGGCTTCTAGAGAAGAACATCTCAGATCTTCTCCCCTTTCTGGGAAGGGTTACTCTCAAGAG GTCCAGTTCCAGCTTTGTAAAGTCCTCCATCAGACACATCTATGACAGTAGAGACAGTGACTGTGTGTCCAGTTTGTTGAGGTCTTCAGACCATTGGATCAACCTGAACAGCAGAGAGCTGGACAGAGTGGACTGTTCTGCTCTGTGTTTTACCCTGCAGCACAGCCACCAAGTCAAAGTCAACCTGCTGTGGACCTCCATACCACCGGGGGAGATAGAGAGCATCCTGCCTCTTCTGGACAGAGTCTCCCAACTCAG tgttgaCAGGAGGTTACTGTTGAGTTTCCTCCAGTGCTGTGCTGCCTCTCAGATCCAGCAGGgggcaccaccaccaccaccaccaacagcaGTATGGCTGCTCAGGTCTCTGCACTACAGGCTGGacttctcctgctcctcctctgtgGACCTGTCAGCTCAGGACCAGGAGAAGGCTCTGTGTCTGACCACTGACCACTGCAGGGCCATCAACTCTGTTCTGAAGCAGAACCAACACAGCACCCAGCTGGTCCAGAACCAGGTCCAGCTCATCCTAAGAGACTGTGAGGTGGAGGACAGAGCACTGAGGGAGCTGCTTCCCATCCTGCATATCGTCAAGCTGAG CCCCAGCAAAGCTCTGCTACTTCAGCTGCTGGACCTTGTGTGTGAGGGGATTGAAGAGGGGCTGCTGAGGCACACAGAGTCCCTGTGGAGAGCCCTGGATGGGGAGCTGGACCTCAGTGAGACCAGGCTGGACCAGAAGGCCTGTGGATCTCTGGCCCTGGTTCTGGAACACTCAGAGGGTCTGTCAGAACTGGACCTCAGCCACTGTCAACTCACAGACCACCACCTACAGCCCCTGATCACACACCTGCATAAAGTACAAGTCCTGGA CCTGAGTCACAATGACATCACTGATGCTCTGACTGACAGTATACTCCAACTGGTCTCTACCAACACTTCAATACACACCGTACG ACTCTTCAACAACAGAATCCAG